Proteins encoded in a region of the Hirundo rustica isolate bHirRus1 chromosome 10, bHirRus1.pri.v3, whole genome shotgun sequence genome:
- the PHC3 gene encoding polyhomeotic-like protein 3 isoform X6 codes for MENEPNTTTCSASTTTVTTTSTSRTPLPQISVYSGSDRHAVQIISRSQTSNTTSSSITQQTMLLGSTSPTLSASQAQMYLRAQMLIFTPATTVAAVQSDIPVVSSSTSSSCQSAATQVQNLTLRSQKLGVLSSSQNGPPKSSSQTQSLCASKAVSSSKGSQPDPSESNRKGESPAPECRSTPVTRTSSIHHLITPASYSPLQPHSLVKHQQIPLHSPPPKISHHQLILQQQQQVQPIALQTPPGPEPPPSQHCLPLPSHALPPAPGGVQSHCSPLHIHPPPLTLSPTPSQSAQQSVVVSPPPSHSPSQSPTIIIHPQALIQSQASSLVPAALQPEPAAAQAAAASPVRPPQPLGLGPHLPLPPSSAVHIGAVEPPALVSPGQQLVSSAPHQQYPALQSAPIPLAAPPQLSASSTQIQPLPLQSVQSLQVQPEILSQGQVLVQNTLVSEEELPAAEALVQLPFQTLPPPQTVAVNLQVQPSVPIETPVIYQVENVCEEEMPEDSDCVHLARTPTPPTLSPPAITLGNGEALNSEDPLSEHGGLPSVTSSVSASVIKSPSDPSHASIPPPPLLLPAATTRSNSTSMPNSIPSLENKPPQAIVKPQILTHVIEGFVIQEGLEPFPVSRSSLLVEQPAEKRLLVEGQIMSVVCVESDLQNTKHADNSSDTEIEDMIAEEGLDEIENDLLKCEFCGKMGYPNKFLRSKRFCSTSCAKRHSLSCTKKFGLFPSDKTSRWNRKSDSQSLGRRGRRPSGPEGASRDHFLRQLPITYPSAEEDLAPHEDSVPTAMTTRLRRQSERERELRELRMRKMPESIDLLPVVQTDPSVWTVDEVWAFIHSLPGCQDIADEFRAQEIDGQALLLLKEDHLMSAMNIKLGPALKICARINSLKES; via the exons ATGGAGAATGAACCCAACACAACGACGTGTTCTGCATCCACAACCACCGTCACCACCACCTCCACTTCCCGCACGCCGCTGCCCCAGATCTCTGTCTACAGCGGCTCTGACAGACATGCTGTCCAG ATAATAAGCCGTTCTCAGACCTCcaacaccaccagcagcagcatcacccaACAGACGATGTTGCTGGGCAGCACCTCTCCCACCCTGAGTGCCAGCCAGGCTCAAATGTATCTGCGAGCTCAGATG CTTATTTTTACTCCTGCGACCACTGTGGCTGCTGTCCAGTCTGACATTCCTGTTGTCTCCTCATCCACCTCATCTTCCTGTCAGTCTGCAGCTACTCAG GTTCAGAACTTGACGTTGCGCAGTCAGAAGCTGGGTGTGTTGTCAAGTTCGCAGAATGGCCCACCAAAGAGCAGCAGTCAAACTCAGTCCCTGTGCGCCAGTAAAGCTGTCAGCagctccaagggcagccagCCAGATCCCTCAGAAAGCAATAGGAAAGGCGAGAGCCCCGCTCCGGAGTGTCGGAGCACGCCGGTCACACGGACATCCAGCATACACCACTTAATTACACCAG CTTCATATTCTCCATTACAACCTCATTCTCTAGTAAAACATCAGCAGATCCCACTTCATTCGCCACCTCCAAAGATTTCCCATCATCAGCtgatcctgcagcagcagcagcaagtccAGCCGATTGCACTTCAGACTCCTCCGGGCCCGGAACctcctccatcccagcactgtctgcccctccccagccatgcgctgcctcctgctcccggCGGCGTCCAGTCCCACTGCTCCCCTCTCCACATCCACCCTCCGCCTCTCACGCTCTCTCCTACCCCATCCCAGTCCGCTCAGCAGTCAGTGGTGGTGTCCCCTCCGCCGTCGCACTCCCCGAGTCAGTCACCCACCATAATTATTCACCCTCAAGCCCTTATCCAGTCGCAGGCCAGCTCCCTGGTGCCGGCGGCTCTGCAGCCCGAGCCGGCCGCTGCGCAGGCGGCTGCCGCCAGCCCCGTGCGGCCACCGCAGCCGCTCGGCCTCGGCCCGCACCTGCCGCTCCCGCCCTCGTCCGCCGTGCACATCGGGGCCGTGGAGCCGCCCGCCTTGGTTTCCCCGGGCCAGCAGCTCGTGTCCTCCGCGCCGCACCAGCAGTACCCGGCCCTGCAATCCGCTCCCATCCCTCTGGCGGCTCCGCCTCAGCTCTCGGCGTCCTCAACCCAGATTCAACCGCTACCCCTGCAGTCCGTGCAGTCTTTACAAGTGCAGCCTGAAATTCTGTCCCAGGGCCAGGTTTTGGTTCAAAACACTTTGGTTTCTGAGGAAGAGCTTCCTGCTGCAGAGGCTTTGGTCCAGCTGCCATTTCAAACTCTTCCACCGCCACAGACCGTCGCGGTAAATCTGCAGGTGCAGCCGTCAGTTCCGATTGAAACTCCAGTG ATTTACCAAGTGGAGAATGTGTGTGAAGAGGAGATGCCCGAGGACTCAGATTGTGTCCACTTGGCAAGGACACCTACACCACCCACCTTGTCCCCACCAGCCATAACCTTGGGCAATGGAGAGGCTCTCAATTCAGAAGATCCTTTGTCAG AACATGGGGGCCTGCCTTCAGTGACATCATCAGTCAGTGCCTCAGTAATTAAATCTCCATCTGATCCTTCCCATGCCTCTATTCCACCACCACCTCTTTTGCTTCCAGCAGCAACGACAAGAAGCAACAGCACATCCATGCCCAATagcattcccagcctggaaaataAACCTCCACAGGCTATTGTTAAACCCCAGATCCTCACCCACGTCATCGAAGGCTTTGTGATTCAGGAGGGCTTGGAGCCATTCCCT GTCAGTCGTTCGTCTTTGCTGGTGGAGCAGCCTGCAGAGAAGAGATTGCTGGTGGAGGGTCAGATCATGAGTGTGGTGTGTGTTGAATCAGACTTGCAGAACACAAAACATGCAGACAACTCATCAGACACAGAGATAGAGGATATGATTGCAGAag AGGGACTGGATGAAATTGAAAATGATCTGCTGAAGTGTGAATTTTGTGGAAAAATGGGATATCCCAATAAGTTTCTGCGGTCAAAAAGATTCTGCTCCACATCCTGTGCCAAAAG GCACAGCCTTAGTTGCACTAAGAAATTTGGGCTGTTTCCATCAGACAAGACCAGTCGTTGGAATCGGAAGTCAGATAGCCAAAGTCTTGGGCGACGCGGGCGTCGGCCGAGCGGCCCTGAGGGGGCGTCACGAGATCATTTTCTTAGACAG CTTCCAATTACTTATCCATCTGCAGAAGAAGATTTGGCTCCTCATGAAGACTCTGTTCCAACAGCCATGACCACGCGCCTGCGGAGGCAGAGCGAGAGGGAGCGGGAGCTTCGGGAGCTGAGGATGCGGAAAATGCCAGAGAGCATCGACCTCTTACCAGTGGTGCAAACTGACCCCTCAGTGTGGACTGTCGATGAAGTTTGGGCCTTTATACATTCTCTGCCTG GTTGTCAAGATATTGCAGATGAATTTAGAGCACAAGAAATTGATGGACAAGCTCTCCTCTTGTTGAAGGAGGATCACCTTATGAGTGCAATGAATATTAAGCTTGGACCTGCATTGAAAATCTGTGCACGTATTAATTCCTTGAAAGAATCCTAG
- the PHC3 gene encoding polyhomeotic-like protein 3 isoform X2, producing MENEPNTTTCSASTTTVTTTSTSRTPLPQISVYSGSDRHAVQVIQQALHRPPSSAAQYLQQMYAAQQQHLMLQTAALQQQHLSSTQFQSLATVPQASLSGGRQCTSPTGSVTQQSSMSQTSIISRSQTSNTTSSSITQQTMLLGSTSPTLSASQAQMYLRAQMLIFTPATTVAAVQSDIPVVSSSTSSSCQSAATQVQNLTLRSQKLGVLSSSQNGPPKSSSQTQSLCASKAVSSSKGSQPDPSESNRKGESPAPECRSTPVTRTSSIHHLITPASYSPLQPHSLVKHQQIPLHSPPPKISHHQLILQQQQQVQPIALQTPPGPEPPPSQHCLPLPSHALPPAPGGVQSHCSPLHIHPPPLTLSPTPSQSAQQSVVVSPPPSHSPSQSPTIIIHPQALIQSQASSLVPAALQPEPAAAQAAAASPVRPPQPLGLGPHLPLPPSSAVHIGAVEPPALVSPGQQLVSSAPHQQYPALQSAPIPLAAPPQLSASSTQIQPLPLQSVQSLQVQPEILSQGQVLVQNTLVSEEELPAAEALVQLPFQTLPPPQTVAVNLQVQPSVPIETPVIYQVENVCEEEMPEDSDCVHLARTPTPPTLSPPAITLGNGEALNSEDPLSEHGGLPSVTSSVSASVIKSPSDPSHASIPPPPLLLPAATTRSNSTSMPNSIPSLENKPPQAIVKPQILTHVIEGFVIQEGLEPFPVSRSSLLVEQPAEKRLLVEGQIMSVVCVESDLQNTKHADNSSDTEIEDMIAEEGLDEIENDLLKCEFCGKMGYPNKFLRSKRFCSTSCAKRHSLSCTKKFGLFPSDKTSRWNRKSDSQSLGRRGRRPSGPEGASRDHFLRQLPITYPSAEEDLAPHEDSVPTAMTTRLRRQSERERELRELRMRKMPESIDLLPVVQTDPSVWTVDEVWAFIHSLPGCQDIADEFRAQEIDGQALLLLKEDHLMSAMNIKLGPALKICARINSLKES from the exons ATGGAGAATGAACCCAACACAACGACGTGTTCTGCATCCACAACCACCGTCACCACCACCTCCACTTCCCGCACGCCGCTGCCCCAGATCTCTGTCTACAGCGGCTCTGACAGACATGCTGTCCAG GTTATTCAGCAGGCCTTGCATCGTCCTCCTAGCTCAGCTGCTCAGTACCTCCAGCAGATGTATGCAGCCCAACAGCAGCATCTAATGCTGCagactgctgctctgcagcagcagcacttaaGCAGTACCCAATTTCAGAGTCTGGCAACTGTTCCACAG GCAAGCCTGTCAGGTGGGAGGCAATGTACTTCCCCCACTGGGAGTGTCACTCAGCAGTCGAGCATGTCGCAGACCTCG ATAATAAGCCGTTCTCAGACCTCcaacaccaccagcagcagcatcacccaACAGACGATGTTGCTGGGCAGCACCTCTCCCACCCTGAGTGCCAGCCAGGCTCAAATGTATCTGCGAGCTCAGATG CTTATTTTTACTCCTGCGACCACTGTGGCTGCTGTCCAGTCTGACATTCCTGTTGTCTCCTCATCCACCTCATCTTCCTGTCAGTCTGCAGCTACTCAG GTTCAGAACTTGACGTTGCGCAGTCAGAAGCTGGGTGTGTTGTCAAGTTCGCAGAATGGCCCACCAAAGAGCAGCAGTCAAACTCAGTCCCTGTGCGCCAGTAAAGCTGTCAGCagctccaagggcagccagCCAGATCCCTCAGAAAGCAATAGGAAAGGCGAGAGCCCCGCTCCGGAGTGTCGGAGCACGCCGGTCACACGGACATCCAGCATACACCACTTAATTACACCAG CTTCATATTCTCCATTACAACCTCATTCTCTAGTAAAACATCAGCAGATCCCACTTCATTCGCCACCTCCAAAGATTTCCCATCATCAGCtgatcctgcagcagcagcagcaagtccAGCCGATTGCACTTCAGACTCCTCCGGGCCCGGAACctcctccatcccagcactgtctgcccctccccagccatgcgctgcctcctgctcccggCGGCGTCCAGTCCCACTGCTCCCCTCTCCACATCCACCCTCCGCCTCTCACGCTCTCTCCTACCCCATCCCAGTCCGCTCAGCAGTCAGTGGTGGTGTCCCCTCCGCCGTCGCACTCCCCGAGTCAGTCACCCACCATAATTATTCACCCTCAAGCCCTTATCCAGTCGCAGGCCAGCTCCCTGGTGCCGGCGGCTCTGCAGCCCGAGCCGGCCGCTGCGCAGGCGGCTGCCGCCAGCCCCGTGCGGCCACCGCAGCCGCTCGGCCTCGGCCCGCACCTGCCGCTCCCGCCCTCGTCCGCCGTGCACATCGGGGCCGTGGAGCCGCCCGCCTTGGTTTCCCCGGGCCAGCAGCTCGTGTCCTCCGCGCCGCACCAGCAGTACCCGGCCCTGCAATCCGCTCCCATCCCTCTGGCGGCTCCGCCTCAGCTCTCGGCGTCCTCAACCCAGATTCAACCGCTACCCCTGCAGTCCGTGCAGTCTTTACAAGTGCAGCCTGAAATTCTGTCCCAGGGCCAGGTTTTGGTTCAAAACACTTTGGTTTCTGAGGAAGAGCTTCCTGCTGCAGAGGCTTTGGTCCAGCTGCCATTTCAAACTCTTCCACCGCCACAGACCGTCGCGGTAAATCTGCAGGTGCAGCCGTCAGTTCCGATTGAAACTCCAGTG ATTTACCAAGTGGAGAATGTGTGTGAAGAGGAGATGCCCGAGGACTCAGATTGTGTCCACTTGGCAAGGACACCTACACCACCCACCTTGTCCCCACCAGCCATAACCTTGGGCAATGGAGAGGCTCTCAATTCAGAAGATCCTTTGTCAG AACATGGGGGCCTGCCTTCAGTGACATCATCAGTCAGTGCCTCAGTAATTAAATCTCCATCTGATCCTTCCCATGCCTCTATTCCACCACCACCTCTTTTGCTTCCAGCAGCAACGACAAGAAGCAACAGCACATCCATGCCCAATagcattcccagcctggaaaataAACCTCCACAGGCTATTGTTAAACCCCAGATCCTCACCCACGTCATCGAAGGCTTTGTGATTCAGGAGGGCTTGGAGCCATTCCCT GTCAGTCGTTCGTCTTTGCTGGTGGAGCAGCCTGCAGAGAAGAGATTGCTGGTGGAGGGTCAGATCATGAGTGTGGTGTGTGTTGAATCAGACTTGCAGAACACAAAACATGCAGACAACTCATCAGACACAGAGATAGAGGATATGATTGCAGAag AGGGACTGGATGAAATTGAAAATGATCTGCTGAAGTGTGAATTTTGTGGAAAAATGGGATATCCCAATAAGTTTCTGCGGTCAAAAAGATTCTGCTCCACATCCTGTGCCAAAAG GCACAGCCTTAGTTGCACTAAGAAATTTGGGCTGTTTCCATCAGACAAGACCAGTCGTTGGAATCGGAAGTCAGATAGCCAAAGTCTTGGGCGACGCGGGCGTCGGCCGAGCGGCCCTGAGGGGGCGTCACGAGATCATTTTCTTAGACAG CTTCCAATTACTTATCCATCTGCAGAAGAAGATTTGGCTCCTCATGAAGACTCTGTTCCAACAGCCATGACCACGCGCCTGCGGAGGCAGAGCGAGAGGGAGCGGGAGCTTCGGGAGCTGAGGATGCGGAAAATGCCAGAGAGCATCGACCTCTTACCAGTGGTGCAAACTGACCCCTCAGTGTGGACTGTCGATGAAGTTTGGGCCTTTATACATTCTCTGCCTG GTTGTCAAGATATTGCAGATGAATTTAGAGCACAAGAAATTGATGGACAAGCTCTCCTCTTGTTGAAGGAGGATCACCTTATGAGTGCAATGAATATTAAGCTTGGACCTGCATTGAAAATCTGTGCACGTATTAATTCCTTGAAAGAATCCTAG
- the PHC3 gene encoding polyhomeotic-like protein 3 isoform X3, translated as MENEPNTTTCSASTTTVTTTSTSRTPLPQISVYSGSDRHAVQVIQQALHRPPSSAAQYLQQMYAAQQQHLMLQTAALQQQHLSSTQFQSLATVPQINLSTSPTPAQIISRSQTSNTTSSSITQQTMLLGSTSPTLSASQAQMYLRAQMLIFTPATTVAAVQSDIPVVSSSTSSSCQSAATQVQNLTLRSQKLGVLSSSQNGPPKSSSQTQSLCASKAVSSSKGSQPDPSESNRKGESPAPECRSTPVTRTSSIHHLITPASYSPLQPHSLVKHQQIPLHSPPPKISHHQLILQQQQQVQPIALQTPPGPEPPPSQHCLPLPSHALPPAPGGVQSHCSPLHIHPPPLTLSPTPSQSAQQSVVVSPPPSHSPSQSPTIIIHPQALIQSQASSLVPAALQPEPAAAQAAAASPVRPPQPLGLGPHLPLPPSSAVHIGAVEPPALVSPGQQLVSSAPHQQYPALQSAPIPLAAPPQLSASSTQIQPLPLQSVQSLQVQPEILSQGQVLVQNTLVSEEELPAAEALVQLPFQTLPPPQTVAVNLQVQPSVPIETPVIYQVENVCEEEMPEDSDCVHLARTPTPPTLSPPAITLGNGEALNSEDPLSEHGGLPSVTSSVSASVIKSPSDPSHASIPPPPLLLPAATTRSNSTSMPNSIPSLENKPPQAIVKPQILTHVIEGFVIQEGLEPFPVSRSSLLVEQPAEKRLLVEGQIMSVVCVESDLQNTKHADNSSDTEIEDMIAEEGLDEIENDLLKCEFCGKMGYPNKFLRSKRFCSTSCAKRHSLSCTKKFGLFPSDKTSRWNRKSDSQSLGRRGRRPSGPEGASRDHFLRQLPITYPSAEEDLAPHEDSVPTAMTTRLRRQSERERELRELRMRKMPESIDLLPVVQTDPSVWTVDEVWAFIHSLPGCQDIADEFRAQEIDGQALLLLKEDHLMSAMNIKLGPALKICARINSLKES; from the exons ATGGAGAATGAACCCAACACAACGACGTGTTCTGCATCCACAACCACCGTCACCACCACCTCCACTTCCCGCACGCCGCTGCCCCAGATCTCTGTCTACAGCGGCTCTGACAGACATGCTGTCCAG GTTATTCAGCAGGCCTTGCATCGTCCTCCTAGCTCAGCTGCTCAGTACCTCCAGCAGATGTATGCAGCCCAACAGCAGCATCTAATGCTGCagactgctgctctgcagcagcagcacttaaGCAGTACCCAATTTCAGAGTCTGGCAACTGTTCCACAG aTTAACCTCTCCACCTCTCCTACACCTGCACAGATAATAAGCCGTTCTCAGACCTCcaacaccaccagcagcagcatcacccaACAGACGATGTTGCTGGGCAGCACCTCTCCCACCCTGAGTGCCAGCCAGGCTCAAATGTATCTGCGAGCTCAGATG CTTATTTTTACTCCTGCGACCACTGTGGCTGCTGTCCAGTCTGACATTCCTGTTGTCTCCTCATCCACCTCATCTTCCTGTCAGTCTGCAGCTACTCAG GTTCAGAACTTGACGTTGCGCAGTCAGAAGCTGGGTGTGTTGTCAAGTTCGCAGAATGGCCCACCAAAGAGCAGCAGTCAAACTCAGTCCCTGTGCGCCAGTAAAGCTGTCAGCagctccaagggcagccagCCAGATCCCTCAGAAAGCAATAGGAAAGGCGAGAGCCCCGCTCCGGAGTGTCGGAGCACGCCGGTCACACGGACATCCAGCATACACCACTTAATTACACCAG CTTCATATTCTCCATTACAACCTCATTCTCTAGTAAAACATCAGCAGATCCCACTTCATTCGCCACCTCCAAAGATTTCCCATCATCAGCtgatcctgcagcagcagcagcaagtccAGCCGATTGCACTTCAGACTCCTCCGGGCCCGGAACctcctccatcccagcactgtctgcccctccccagccatgcgctgcctcctgctcccggCGGCGTCCAGTCCCACTGCTCCCCTCTCCACATCCACCCTCCGCCTCTCACGCTCTCTCCTACCCCATCCCAGTCCGCTCAGCAGTCAGTGGTGGTGTCCCCTCCGCCGTCGCACTCCCCGAGTCAGTCACCCACCATAATTATTCACCCTCAAGCCCTTATCCAGTCGCAGGCCAGCTCCCTGGTGCCGGCGGCTCTGCAGCCCGAGCCGGCCGCTGCGCAGGCGGCTGCCGCCAGCCCCGTGCGGCCACCGCAGCCGCTCGGCCTCGGCCCGCACCTGCCGCTCCCGCCCTCGTCCGCCGTGCACATCGGGGCCGTGGAGCCGCCCGCCTTGGTTTCCCCGGGCCAGCAGCTCGTGTCCTCCGCGCCGCACCAGCAGTACCCGGCCCTGCAATCCGCTCCCATCCCTCTGGCGGCTCCGCCTCAGCTCTCGGCGTCCTCAACCCAGATTCAACCGCTACCCCTGCAGTCCGTGCAGTCTTTACAAGTGCAGCCTGAAATTCTGTCCCAGGGCCAGGTTTTGGTTCAAAACACTTTGGTTTCTGAGGAAGAGCTTCCTGCTGCAGAGGCTTTGGTCCAGCTGCCATTTCAAACTCTTCCACCGCCACAGACCGTCGCGGTAAATCTGCAGGTGCAGCCGTCAGTTCCGATTGAAACTCCAGTG ATTTACCAAGTGGAGAATGTGTGTGAAGAGGAGATGCCCGAGGACTCAGATTGTGTCCACTTGGCAAGGACACCTACACCACCCACCTTGTCCCCACCAGCCATAACCTTGGGCAATGGAGAGGCTCTCAATTCAGAAGATCCTTTGTCAG AACATGGGGGCCTGCCTTCAGTGACATCATCAGTCAGTGCCTCAGTAATTAAATCTCCATCTGATCCTTCCCATGCCTCTATTCCACCACCACCTCTTTTGCTTCCAGCAGCAACGACAAGAAGCAACAGCACATCCATGCCCAATagcattcccagcctggaaaataAACCTCCACAGGCTATTGTTAAACCCCAGATCCTCACCCACGTCATCGAAGGCTTTGTGATTCAGGAGGGCTTGGAGCCATTCCCT GTCAGTCGTTCGTCTTTGCTGGTGGAGCAGCCTGCAGAGAAGAGATTGCTGGTGGAGGGTCAGATCATGAGTGTGGTGTGTGTTGAATCAGACTTGCAGAACACAAAACATGCAGACAACTCATCAGACACAGAGATAGAGGATATGATTGCAGAag AGGGACTGGATGAAATTGAAAATGATCTGCTGAAGTGTGAATTTTGTGGAAAAATGGGATATCCCAATAAGTTTCTGCGGTCAAAAAGATTCTGCTCCACATCCTGTGCCAAAAG GCACAGCCTTAGTTGCACTAAGAAATTTGGGCTGTTTCCATCAGACAAGACCAGTCGTTGGAATCGGAAGTCAGATAGCCAAAGTCTTGGGCGACGCGGGCGTCGGCCGAGCGGCCCTGAGGGGGCGTCACGAGATCATTTTCTTAGACAG CTTCCAATTACTTATCCATCTGCAGAAGAAGATTTGGCTCCTCATGAAGACTCTGTTCCAACAGCCATGACCACGCGCCTGCGGAGGCAGAGCGAGAGGGAGCGGGAGCTTCGGGAGCTGAGGATGCGGAAAATGCCAGAGAGCATCGACCTCTTACCAGTGGTGCAAACTGACCCCTCAGTGTGGACTGTCGATGAAGTTTGGGCCTTTATACATTCTCTGCCTG GTTGTCAAGATATTGCAGATGAATTTAGAGCACAAGAAATTGATGGACAAGCTCTCCTCTTGTTGAAGGAGGATCACCTTATGAGTGCAATGAATATTAAGCTTGGACCTGCATTGAAAATCTGTGCACGTATTAATTCCTTGAAAGAATCCTAG